One window from the genome of Tachysurus vachellii isolate PV-2020 chromosome 5, HZAU_Pvac_v1, whole genome shotgun sequence encodes:
- the deptor gene encoding DEP domain-containing mTOR-interacting protein isoform X1 — protein sequence MVTLTLNNFRDLLETLLQSNQIKKDMDSIANTMQNKAEELERMAEVLITGEQLRLRLHEGKVIKDRRHHLRTYPNCFVAKELIDWLIEHKEATDRDMAIKIMQKLLDQSIIHHVCDEHKEFKDMKLFYRFRKDDGTFPLDSEAKVFMRGQRIYEKLMNVENSLIKTREEDSIPYERTLVASEFIDWLLQEGEMATREEAEQLGRRLLEHGIIQHVTNKHYFSDGDLLFQFRTNFRRRRRLMELLNERTRVIPESHDSPFCLRKQNMEGSTNSFLSVSPTKEIKVLSAVRRSSMSSSCGSSGYYSSSPTLSSSPPVLCNPKSVLKRQVSPEELQSPGGLFIKKTFTIIGDAVGWGFVVRGNKPCHIQAVDPSGPAAAAGMKVCQFVVSVNGLNVLNLDYRTVSNLILTGPRTVVMEVMEECQ from the exons ATGGTGACTTTGACCTTAAACAATTTTCGGGATTTGTTGGAAACGCTTTTacagtcaaatcaaatcaaaaa AGATATGGACTCTATTGCGAACACCATGCAGAACAAGGCTGAGGAGCTGGAGCGCATGGCTGAAGTCCTCATTACAGGCGAGCAGTTGAG ACTGCGGCTTCATGAGGGCAAAGTCATCAAAGACCGGAGACATCATCTCCGTACCTACCCCAACTGCTTTGTGGCTAAGGAGCttattgattggttgattgaacACAAGGAGGCCACAGACAGAGATATGGCCATCAAAATCATGCAGAAGTTGTTGGACCAGAGCATCATCCATCATG TTTGTGATGAGCACAAGGAGTTCAAAGACATGAAGCTGTTTTACCGCTTCAGGAAAGATGATGGAACGTTTCCTCTGGACAGCGAGGCTAAAGTTTTCATGAGAGGCCAAAGGATATATGAGAA ATTGATGAATGTAGAGAACAGCCTAATTAAGACACGTGAGGAGGACAGCATTCCCTATGAGCGGACACTGGTGGCTTCTGAGTTTATTGACTGGCTCTTGCAGGAGGGGGAAATGGCCACCAGAGAGGAGGCAGAGCAACTTGGGCGGAGATTGCTGGAGCATGGAATTATTCAACATG TCACCAACAAGCACTACTTTTCGGACGGTGACCTCCTGTTTCAGTTCCGGACGAATTTCAGACGGCGGCGACGACTAATGGAGCTGCTGAACGAGCGAACTCGTGTGATTCCAGAGAGCCATGACAGCCCGTTCTGCCTGCGCAAACAGAACATGGAGGGCAGCACCAACAGCTTCCTCTCTG TGAGCCCCACTAAAGAGATTAAGGTGCTGTCTGCAGTGAGGCGCAGCAGTATGAGCAGTAGCTGTGGCAGCAGTGGGTATTACAGCAGCAGTCCCACTCTGAGTAGCAGTCCGCCTGTGCTTTGCAACCCCAAATCTG TGCTGAAAAGACAAGTAAGCCCAGAGGAGCTGCAGTCTCCAGGAGGCCTCTTCATAAAGAAGACATTCACA atCATAGGTGATGCGGTGGGATGGGGTTTTGTGGTCAGAGGAAATAAACCCTGCCACATCCAGGCTGTTGACCCCAGTGGCCCTGCTGCAGCAGCAGGGATGAAG GTGTGTCAGTTTGTGGTGTCAGTCAACGGGCTGAATGTGTTGAATCTGGACTACAGGACCGTCAGTAACCTCATCCTCACAGGACCCAGGACTGTGGTCATGGAGGTCATGGAAGAG TGTCAGTGA
- the deptor gene encoding DEP domain-containing mTOR-interacting protein isoform X4: MVTLTLNNFRDLLETLLQSNQIKKDMDSIANTMQNKAEELERMAEVLITGEQLRLRLHEGKVIKDRRHHLRTYPNCFVAKELIDWLIEHKEATDRDMAIKIMQKLLDQSIIHHVCDEHKEFKDMKLFYRFRKDDGTFPLDSEAKVFMRGQRIYEKLMNVENSLIKTREEDSIPYERTLVASEFIDWLLQEGEMATREEAEQLGRRLLEHGIIQHVTNKHYFSDGDLLFQFRTNFRRRRRLMELLNERTRVIPESHDSPFCLRKQNMEGSTNSFLSVLKRQVSPEELQSPGGLFIKKTFTIIGDAVGWGFVVRGNKPCHIQAVDPSGPAAAAGMKVCQFVVSVNGLNVLNLDYRTVSNLILTGPRTVVMEVMEECQ, translated from the exons ATGGTGACTTTGACCTTAAACAATTTTCGGGATTTGTTGGAAACGCTTTTacagtcaaatcaaatcaaaaa AGATATGGACTCTATTGCGAACACCATGCAGAACAAGGCTGAGGAGCTGGAGCGCATGGCTGAAGTCCTCATTACAGGCGAGCAGTTGAG ACTGCGGCTTCATGAGGGCAAAGTCATCAAAGACCGGAGACATCATCTCCGTACCTACCCCAACTGCTTTGTGGCTAAGGAGCttattgattggttgattgaacACAAGGAGGCCACAGACAGAGATATGGCCATCAAAATCATGCAGAAGTTGTTGGACCAGAGCATCATCCATCATG TTTGTGATGAGCACAAGGAGTTCAAAGACATGAAGCTGTTTTACCGCTTCAGGAAAGATGATGGAACGTTTCCTCTGGACAGCGAGGCTAAAGTTTTCATGAGAGGCCAAAGGATATATGAGAA ATTGATGAATGTAGAGAACAGCCTAATTAAGACACGTGAGGAGGACAGCATTCCCTATGAGCGGACACTGGTGGCTTCTGAGTTTATTGACTGGCTCTTGCAGGAGGGGGAAATGGCCACCAGAGAGGAGGCAGAGCAACTTGGGCGGAGATTGCTGGAGCATGGAATTATTCAACATG TCACCAACAAGCACTACTTTTCGGACGGTGACCTCCTGTTTCAGTTCCGGACGAATTTCAGACGGCGGCGACGACTAATGGAGCTGCTGAACGAGCGAACTCGTGTGATTCCAGAGAGCCATGACAGCCCGTTCTGCCTGCGCAAACAGAACATGGAGGGCAGCACCAACAGCTTCCTCTCTG TGCTGAAAAGACAAGTAAGCCCAGAGGAGCTGCAGTCTCCAGGAGGCCTCTTCATAAAGAAGACATTCACA atCATAGGTGATGCGGTGGGATGGGGTTTTGTGGTCAGAGGAAATAAACCCTGCCACATCCAGGCTGTTGACCCCAGTGGCCCTGCTGCAGCAGCAGGGATGAAG GTGTGTCAGTTTGTGGTGTCAGTCAACGGGCTGAATGTGTTGAATCTGGACTACAGGACCGTCAGTAACCTCATCCTCACAGGACCCAGGACTGTGGTCATGGAGGTCATGGAAGAG TGTCAGTGA
- the deptor gene encoding DEP domain-containing mTOR-interacting protein isoform X3, with the protein MDSIANTMQNKAEELERMAEVLITGEQLRLRLHEGKVIKDRRHHLRTYPNCFVAKELIDWLIEHKEATDRDMAIKIMQKLLDQSIIHHVCDEHKEFKDMKLFYRFRKDDGTFPLDSEAKVFMRGQRIYEKLMNVENSLIKTREEDSIPYERTLVASEFIDWLLQEGEMATREEAEQLGRRLLEHGIIQHVTNKHYFSDGDLLFQFRTNFRRRRRLMELLNERTRVIPESHDSPFCLRKQNMEGSTNSFLSVSPTKEIKVLSAVRRSSMSSSCGSSGYYSSSPTLSSSPPVLCNPKSVLKRQVSPEELQSPGGLFIKKTFTIIGDAVGWGFVVRGNKPCHIQAVDPSGPAAAAGMKVCQFVVSVNGLNVLNLDYRTVSNLILTGPRTVVMEVMEEVRN; encoded by the exons ATGGACTCTATTGCGAACACCATGCAGAACAAGGCTGAGGAGCTGGAGCGCATGGCTGAAGTCCTCATTACAGGCGAGCAGTTGAG ACTGCGGCTTCATGAGGGCAAAGTCATCAAAGACCGGAGACATCATCTCCGTACCTACCCCAACTGCTTTGTGGCTAAGGAGCttattgattggttgattgaacACAAGGAGGCCACAGACAGAGATATGGCCATCAAAATCATGCAGAAGTTGTTGGACCAGAGCATCATCCATCATG TTTGTGATGAGCACAAGGAGTTCAAAGACATGAAGCTGTTTTACCGCTTCAGGAAAGATGATGGAACGTTTCCTCTGGACAGCGAGGCTAAAGTTTTCATGAGAGGCCAAAGGATATATGAGAA ATTGATGAATGTAGAGAACAGCCTAATTAAGACACGTGAGGAGGACAGCATTCCCTATGAGCGGACACTGGTGGCTTCTGAGTTTATTGACTGGCTCTTGCAGGAGGGGGAAATGGCCACCAGAGAGGAGGCAGAGCAACTTGGGCGGAGATTGCTGGAGCATGGAATTATTCAACATG TCACCAACAAGCACTACTTTTCGGACGGTGACCTCCTGTTTCAGTTCCGGACGAATTTCAGACGGCGGCGACGACTAATGGAGCTGCTGAACGAGCGAACTCGTGTGATTCCAGAGAGCCATGACAGCCCGTTCTGCCTGCGCAAACAGAACATGGAGGGCAGCACCAACAGCTTCCTCTCTG TGAGCCCCACTAAAGAGATTAAGGTGCTGTCTGCAGTGAGGCGCAGCAGTATGAGCAGTAGCTGTGGCAGCAGTGGGTATTACAGCAGCAGTCCCACTCTGAGTAGCAGTCCGCCTGTGCTTTGCAACCCCAAATCTG TGCTGAAAAGACAAGTAAGCCCAGAGGAGCTGCAGTCTCCAGGAGGCCTCTTCATAAAGAAGACATTCACA atCATAGGTGATGCGGTGGGATGGGGTTTTGTGGTCAGAGGAAATAAACCCTGCCACATCCAGGCTGTTGACCCCAGTGGCCCTGCTGCAGCAGCAGGGATGAAG GTGTGTCAGTTTGTGGTGTCAGTCAACGGGCTGAATGTGTTGAATCTGGACTACAGGACCGTCAGTAACCTCATCCTCACAGGACCCAGGACTGTGGTCATGGAGGTCATGGAAGAGGTGCGGAATTAA
- the dscc1 gene encoding sister chromatid cohesion protein DCC1, whose protein sequence is MRTLEEVQNTLQIAKLKEEDLHPVTHCLSFSSNVSSGDYCLMELDDTLCKHIEAGRSLTIRGDKDEHAVLCSEDKTFDLKIADTSNLLLFVPGCITPEHLSESASEPKLIHAQIWGYANSYWELRCQRPKLKKVKKLLMENPYNGPPIGAQKESPEFNKYTMEELLERIQGSREEIEAYLQGIHACKIDGYWRILDFDYELKLLGHVTQLVDSESWSFSKVPLSVCLEELAPLEPKAMIEHCLNCYGRRYNTEDGEVMYELDEDKVCRAMAQMLLQNAVKFNLLEFQEVWQQSVPEGMSTRLDQLSGLALVDCTSRPETISLLRVEDLPEDTLERFNALFAMREKWTQQDIEPYIRDLCGEKQTTGALLTKHARSSMQNGIKVYNSRRPVPT, encoded by the exons ATGCGGACATTAGAGGAGGTTCAGAACACGCTACAAATCGCCAAGTTGAAGGAAGAGGAtcttcaccctgtaacacactgtcTGTCATTCAGCAGCAATGTTTCCTCTGGAGATTACTGTCTCATGGAACTGGACGACACACTGTGTAAACACATCGAAGCAGGAAGGAG TCTCACAATCAGAGGAGACAAGGATGAGCATGCTGTCCTGTGCAGTGAAGACAAGACCTTTGACCTGAAAATAGCAGATACGTCTAATTTGTTGCTGTTTGTACCAGGATGTATTACTCCAGAGCATCTCTCTGAGAGTGCATCAGAGCCGAAGCTAATTCATGCCCAG ATATGGGGTTATGCTAACAGTTACTGGGAGCTGAGATGTCAACGACCAAAGTTAAAGAAAGTCAAGAAGCTGCTTATGGAGAACCCATACAATGGCCCACCGATCGGTGCACAGAAAGAGTCTCCAGAGTTCAACAAG TATACGATGGAAGAACTTCTAGAAAGGATTCAAGGAAGCCGAGAGGAGATTGAGGCCTACCTTCAAGGAATCCATGCATGTAAAATTGATG GATACTGGCGAATTTTGGATTTTGATTACGAGCTGAAGCTCCTGGGTCATGTGACTCAGTTGGTGGATTCAGAGTCATGGTCTTTCAGTAAAGTgcctctcagtgtgtgtctggagGAGCTGGCGCCTTTGGAGCCTAA AGCAATGATAGAGCACTGCCTCAACTGTTACGGAAGACGGTATAACACTGAAG ATGGAGAGGTGATGTATGAGCTGGATGAGGATAAAGTGTGCAGGGCCATGGCTCAAATGTTGCTGCAGAATGCTGTTAAGTTCAACCTGCTCGAGTTTCAGGAAGTGTGGCAGCAGAGCGTTCCTGAGGGCATGAGCACCCGTCTAGACCAGCTCAGC GGCTTGGCTCTGGTAGACTGCACCTCTAGGCCAGAGACCATCTCACTGTTGCGAGTAGAGGATTTGCCTGAGGACACACTGGAGCGCTTTAACGCTCTCTTTGCTATGAGGGAGAAGTGGACACAGCAGGACATAGAGCCCTATATACG
- the deptor gene encoding DEP domain-containing mTOR-interacting protein isoform X2: MVTLTLNNFRDLLETLLQSNQIKKDMDSIANTMQNKAEELERMAEVLITGEQLRLRLHEGKVIKDRRHHLRTYPNCFVAKELIDWLIEHKEATDRDMAIKIMQKLLDQSIIHHVCDEHKEFKDMKLFYRFRKDDGTFPLDSEAKVFMRGQRIYEKLMNVENSLIKTREEDSIPYERTLVASEFIDWLLQEGEMATREEAEQLGRRLLEHGIIQHVTNKHYFSDGDLLFQFRTNFRRRRRLMELLNERTRVIPESHDSPFCLRKQNMEGSTNSFLSVRRSSMSSSCGSSGYYSSSPTLSSSPPVLCNPKSVLKRQVSPEELQSPGGLFIKKTFTIIGDAVGWGFVVRGNKPCHIQAVDPSGPAAAAGMKVCQFVVSVNGLNVLNLDYRTVSNLILTGPRTVVMEVMEECQ; this comes from the exons ATGGTGACTTTGACCTTAAACAATTTTCGGGATTTGTTGGAAACGCTTTTacagtcaaatcaaatcaaaaa AGATATGGACTCTATTGCGAACACCATGCAGAACAAGGCTGAGGAGCTGGAGCGCATGGCTGAAGTCCTCATTACAGGCGAGCAGTTGAG ACTGCGGCTTCATGAGGGCAAAGTCATCAAAGACCGGAGACATCATCTCCGTACCTACCCCAACTGCTTTGTGGCTAAGGAGCttattgattggttgattgaacACAAGGAGGCCACAGACAGAGATATGGCCATCAAAATCATGCAGAAGTTGTTGGACCAGAGCATCATCCATCATG TTTGTGATGAGCACAAGGAGTTCAAAGACATGAAGCTGTTTTACCGCTTCAGGAAAGATGATGGAACGTTTCCTCTGGACAGCGAGGCTAAAGTTTTCATGAGAGGCCAAAGGATATATGAGAA ATTGATGAATGTAGAGAACAGCCTAATTAAGACACGTGAGGAGGACAGCATTCCCTATGAGCGGACACTGGTGGCTTCTGAGTTTATTGACTGGCTCTTGCAGGAGGGGGAAATGGCCACCAGAGAGGAGGCAGAGCAACTTGGGCGGAGATTGCTGGAGCATGGAATTATTCAACATG TCACCAACAAGCACTACTTTTCGGACGGTGACCTCCTGTTTCAGTTCCGGACGAATTTCAGACGGCGGCGACGACTAATGGAGCTGCTGAACGAGCGAACTCGTGTGATTCCAGAGAGCCATGACAGCCCGTTCTGCCTGCGCAAACAGAACATGGAGGGCAGCACCAACAGCTTCCTCTCTG TGAGGCGCAGCAGTATGAGCAGTAGCTGTGGCAGCAGTGGGTATTACAGCAGCAGTCCCACTCTGAGTAGCAGTCCGCCTGTGCTTTGCAACCCCAAATCTG TGCTGAAAAGACAAGTAAGCCCAGAGGAGCTGCAGTCTCCAGGAGGCCTCTTCATAAAGAAGACATTCACA atCATAGGTGATGCGGTGGGATGGGGTTTTGTGGTCAGAGGAAATAAACCCTGCCACATCCAGGCTGTTGACCCCAGTGGCCCTGCTGCAGCAGCAGGGATGAAG GTGTGTCAGTTTGTGGTGTCAGTCAACGGGCTGAATGTGTTGAATCTGGACTACAGGACCGTCAGTAACCTCATCCTCACAGGACCCAGGACTGTGGTCATGGAGGTCATGGAAGAG TGTCAGTGA